From a single Saimiri boliviensis isolate mSaiBol1 chromosome 15, mSaiBol1.pri, whole genome shotgun sequence genomic region:
- the GDAP1 gene encoding ganglioside-induced differentiation-associated protein 1 isoform X2, with protein MPDKGSMYYPRVQHYRELLDSLPMDAYTHGCILHPELTVDSMIPAYATTRIRSQIGNTESELKKLAEENPDLQEAYIAKQKRLKSKLLDHDNVKYLKKILDELEKVLDQVETELQRRNEETPEEGHQPWLCGESFTLADVSLAVTLHRLKFLGFARRNWGNGKRPNLETYYERVLKRKTFNKVLGHVNNILISAVLPTAFRVAKKRAPKVLGTTLVVGLLAGVGYFAFMLFRKRLGSMILAFRPRPNYF; from the exons ATGCCTGATAAAGGAAGCATGTATTACCCACGGGTACAGCATTACCGAGAGCTGCTTGACTCCTTGCCAATGGATGCCTATACACATGGCTGCATTTTACATCCTGAGTTAACTGTGGACTCCATGATCCCGGCTTACGCAACTACAAGAATCCGTa GCCAGATTGGAAACACAGAGTCTGAGCTGAAGAAACTTGCTGAAGAAAACCCAGATTTACAAGAAGCATACATTGCAAAACAGAAACGACTTAAA TCAAAGCTGCTCGACCATGACAATGTcaagtatttgaagaaaattcTTGATGAGTTGGAGAAAGTCTTGGATCAGGTTGAAACTGAAttgcaaagaagaaatgaagaaacccCAG AAGAGGGCCACCAACCTTGGCTCTGTGGTGAATCCTTCACCCTGGCAGACGTCTCACTCGCTGTCACATTGCATCGACTGAAGTTCCTGGGGTTTGCGAGGAGAAACTGGGGAAACGGAAAGCGACCAAACTTGGAAACCTATTACGAGCGTGTcttgaagagaaaaacatttaacaaagtTTTAGGACATGTCAACAATATATTAATCTCTGCAGTGCTGCCAACAGCATTCCGGGTGGCCAAGAAAAGAGCCCCAAAAGTTCTTGGCACGACCCTTGTGGTTGGTTTGCTTGCGGGAGTGGGatattttgcttttatgcttttCAGAAAGAGGCTTGGCAGCATGATATTAGCATTTAGACCCAGACCAAATTATTTCTAG